The Chroicocephalus ridibundus chromosome 2, bChrRid1.1, whole genome shotgun sequence genome includes a region encoding these proteins:
- the RPL7 gene encoding large ribosomal subunit protein uL30, which translates to MAEKEAKKVPSVPESLLKKRQAYAAMKAKRQKKILAIKKYRKTQRKLIYARAQAYHKEYRHMYRQEIRMARMARKAGNYYVPAEPKLAFVIRIRGTNGVSPKVRKVLQLLRLRQIFNGTFVKLNKASINMLRIVEPYIAWGYPNLKSVHELIYKRGYGKINKQRIALTDNSLIEKRLGKFGIICMEDVIHEIYTVGKNFKVVNNFLWPFKLSSPRGGMKKKTIHFVEGGDAGNREDQINRLIRRMN; encoded by the exons ATGGCGGAGAAGGA AGCAAAGAAGGTGCCATCTGTACCAGAAAGCCTGCTGAAAAAGCGGCAGGCTTATGCGGCTATGAAAGCCAAACGTCAGAAGAAGATATTGGCTATAAAAAAG TACCGTAAGACACAAAGAAAGCTCATCTATGCAAGAGCCCAAGCGTACCACAAGGAGTACAGGCACATGTATAGGCAGGAGATCCGTATGGCCAGGATGGCCCGAAAAGCTGGCAATTACTACGTTCCAGCGGAACCGAAACTGGCATTTGTGATCAGGATAAGAGG TACCAATGGTGTCAGCCCTAAGGTCCGCAAGGTGTTGCAGCTTCTTCGCCTGCGTCAGATTTTTAATGGCACGTTTGTAAAACTCAACAAAGCTTCTATCAACATGTTGCGGATTGTTGAACCCTATATTGCATGGGG TTATCCCAATCTGAAGTCTGTGCATGAGTTGATCTACAAGCGTGGTTATGGCAAGATCAACAAGCAGCGCATTGCTCTTACTGATAATTCCCTGATTGAGAAACGCCTTG gaaagttTGGCATCATCTGCATGGAAGATGTGATCCATGAAATTTACACTGTTGGCAAGAACTTCAAAGTTGTGAACAACTTCCTCTGGCCTTTCAAGTTATCCTCTCCTCGAGGtggaatgaagaagaaaacgATCCACTTTGTGGAAGGTGGGGATGCTGGTAACAGGGAAGATCAGATCAACAGGCTCATAAGGAGAATGAACTAA